One part of the Xanthocytophaga agilis genome encodes these proteins:
- a CDS encoding shikimate kinase: MLPEANDQVDSRTYSNELSKACKFIIFFICMNIYLIGMPGSGKTTLGKRLAKTLGFSFTDLDIVLAEQEKMPVTEIFAQKGELYFRQAESECLKKTIQLQRSVIATGGGTPCFFDNMEWMNANGITIFLDVSTEELVKRLTINEDATQKRPLFANKSVQELRSSLETMQTNRLPHYEKSQFRFLPHETKPSFVASQLKERLPELFK; this comes from the coding sequence ATGCTACCTGAAGCAAATGATCAGGTAGATTCCCGGACTTATAGTAATGAACTAAGCAAAGCTTGCAAATTTATTATTTTTTTCATTTGTATGAATATTTATTTAATTGGTATGCCCGGTTCCGGGAAAACAACATTGGGTAAACGATTGGCAAAAACGCTGGGTTTCTCGTTTACAGATTTGGATATTGTATTAGCTGAGCAAGAGAAGATGCCTGTTACTGAAATATTTGCGCAGAAAGGTGAATTGTATTTTCGACAAGCTGAAAGTGAGTGCTTAAAGAAGACCATTCAATTACAAAGATCTGTGATAGCAACAGGAGGGGGAACTCCTTGTTTTTTTGATAACATGGAGTGGATGAATGCAAATGGCATCACAATTTTTCTGGATGTGTCTACTGAGGAATTAGTAAAACGCCTGACCATTAACGAAGATGCTACGCAAAAGCGTCCTTTGTTTGCAAATAAATCAGTACAAGAACTGCGGAGTAGTCTTGAAACGATGCAGACCAATCGTTTACCACATTATGAAAAGTCGCAATTTCGGTTTCTCCCACATGAGACAAAACCTTCTTTTGTTGCTTCACAGCTAAAAGAGAGATTACCAGAACTGTTTAAATAA
- the trmD gene encoding tRNA (guanosine(37)-N1)-methyltransferase TrmD — protein sequence MRIDIITCLPQLLDSFFAASILKRAQDKELVSVNVHDLRDYTTYKHKQVDDYAFGGGAGMVLMIEPIANCIRSLQKDRTYDEIIYVTPDGERLNQRIANRLSLKENLLILCGHYKGVDERVREHFVTQEISIGDYVLSGGELAAAVISDSVIRLIPGVLSDETSALTDSFQDDMLAPPIYTRPADFEGWVVPEVLLSGHEAKINDWRYEQALQRTRTRRPDLLNE from the coding sequence ATGCGTATTGATATTATTACCTGTTTGCCTCAATTGCTCGACAGCTTTTTTGCTGCTTCTATTCTGAAAAGGGCACAGGATAAAGAACTGGTTTCCGTAAACGTGCACGATCTGCGGGATTATACTACCTATAAACACAAACAGGTAGATGACTATGCCTTTGGTGGTGGAGCCGGAATGGTGTTAATGATTGAGCCTATCGCAAACTGTATCCGTTCGTTACAAAAAGATAGAACATATGACGAAATCATCTATGTAACTCCTGATGGAGAGCGTTTGAATCAGCGAATCGCCAATCGGTTGTCGCTGAAAGAGAACTTATTGATTTTGTGTGGACACTACAAAGGAGTAGACGAACGTGTACGGGAACATTTTGTAACTCAGGAAATCAGTATTGGGGACTATGTTTTATCGGGAGGAGAGCTGGCAGCAGCGGTGATCTCTGATTCTGTTATCCGGTTGATTCCTGGTGTGCTTTCTGATGAAACATCTGCACTGACAGATTCTTTTCAGGATGATATGTTGGCACCACCTATCTATACACGCCCGGCAGATTTTGAGGGATGGGTTGTTCCAGAAGTATTGCTTTCCGGTCATGAAGCCAAAATCAATGACTGGCGTTATGAACAAGCACTACAGCGCACTCGCACCCGGCGCCCTGATTTACTGAATGAATAG
- a CDS encoding AI-2E family transporter yields the protein MPATKEYPFYLKTTVILFGIILFSYILFTIRDILIPLAFAVVISILLNPVYIRFRRWKTPPVVAITLTLLLAILVLGGILFFLGTQLSLFSDTFPMLKQKLMQIITESQHWLQERFNISAKKQAEYLNKGVEGGTAMVGHTLGTAIGMLGIFFLIPVYVFLLLYYKSLILNFIYEVFAEENSNHVGEILNQTKTAIQSYMVGLMLEMVIVAVMNSVALLLLGVDYAILLGVIGAILNLIPYIGGIIAIALPVLMATVTKDGYTTQLGILAAYALIQFIDNNILVPRIVSSKVEINALVSIIVVLLGGAVWGVSGMFLSIPLVAILKIIFDRIPDLKPWGKLLGDDIPNRHKGQLWKRKR from the coding sequence ATGCCAGCTACTAAAGAATATCCCTTCTATCTGAAGACGACAGTTATCCTTTTCGGAATCATCCTTTTTTCCTATATCCTGTTTACTATTCGGGATATACTTATTCCACTGGCATTTGCTGTGGTTATATCTATTTTGCTCAATCCGGTATATATCCGGTTTCGCCGATGGAAAACACCACCTGTTGTAGCCATTACCCTGACTTTACTCCTTGCCATACTGGTGTTGGGAGGTATTCTGTTCTTTTTGGGTACTCAACTCTCTCTCTTCAGTGATACCTTCCCTATGCTGAAACAAAAACTAATGCAGATCATTACAGAATCTCAACACTGGCTACAGGAACGGTTTAATATCTCTGCAAAAAAACAGGCCGAATACCTGAACAAAGGTGTAGAGGGTGGAACTGCTATGGTTGGACATACATTGGGAACAGCAATCGGTATGCTGGGTATATTTTTTCTGATTCCTGTGTATGTATTTCTGCTTCTCTACTACAAGTCTCTGATCTTGAATTTTATTTATGAGGTATTTGCAGAAGAAAACTCCAACCATGTAGGAGAGATTCTGAATCAGACCAAAACAGCCATACAAAGCTATATGGTTGGCCTTATGCTGGAGATGGTTATAGTAGCTGTCATGAACTCCGTTGCCCTGCTCCTGTTAGGTGTCGACTATGCTATTTTACTAGGTGTAATAGGTGCAATACTCAATCTGATTCCATACATCGGTGGTATTATTGCCATTGCGTTGCCAGTTCTGATGGCTACTGTAACTAAAGATGGGTATACTACCCAGCTGGGTATACTGGCAGCTTATGCATTGATTCAATTTATTGACAATAACATTCTGGTTCCACGTATTGTATCCTCCAAAGTAGAAATTAATGCACTAGTTTCAATCATTGTCGTTTTGTTAGGTGGAGCAGTATGGGGAGTGTCCGGTATGTTTCTTTCTATTCCTCTGGTGGCGATTCTCAAAATCATTTTTGACCGGATTCCAGATCTCAAGCCTTGGGGTAAATTGCTGGGAGATGACATTCCGAATAGACACAAAGGACAACTCTGGAAGCGAAAACGTTAG
- the yiaK gene encoding 3-dehydro-L-gulonate 2-dehydrogenase — MRIPFTQLEKEFKRVLLKLDFPEERAAFCAHIFASNSRDGVYSHGLNRFPTFVEFVKEGLVNPSAEPERIQQFGVTETWNGHRAPGMYNASMAMDRAIALAKEYGIGCVALQNTSHWMRGGTYGWQAADAGCVGICFTNALASMAAWGGIEPTLGNNPLVIAVPREEGHIVLDMAMSQFSYGKMQEYQLDNKQLPFPGGYDDEGKLSYDPAVIRKNKRGLPIGFWKGSGLAMILDILLVALSGGRSTAKITADGKEFGVSQCFIAIHRPDLHASLIEEVLKYVKSSTPADPTKPIAYPGENTLKTRIQSEREGVLVNEEMWEKLQNM; from the coding sequence ATGCGCATTCCTTTCACCCAACTGGAAAAAGAGTTTAAAAGAGTATTACTCAAACTAGACTTTCCAGAAGAACGAGCAGCTTTCTGTGCACATATCTTTGCTTCCAACAGCCGTGATGGCGTGTATTCTCACGGACTAAACCGGTTTCCCACATTTGTGGAATTTGTGAAAGAAGGTCTGGTAAACCCCAGTGCAGAACCAGAAAGGATTCAACAATTTGGCGTAACGGAAACCTGGAATGGTCATCGGGCACCAGGTATGTACAATGCCTCAATGGCAATGGATAGGGCTATTGCACTTGCTAAGGAATATGGTATTGGTTGTGTAGCTTTACAAAATACCAGCCACTGGATGCGTGGGGGTACGTATGGATGGCAGGCAGCAGATGCCGGATGTGTTGGAATTTGCTTTACCAATGCATTGGCTAGTATGGCTGCCTGGGGTGGCATTGAACCGACATTGGGTAATAATCCATTGGTTATTGCGGTACCTCGTGAAGAAGGTCATATTGTACTGGATATGGCGATGTCTCAGTTTTCGTATGGCAAGATGCAAGAATATCAGCTGGACAATAAGCAACTTCCGTTTCCGGGCGGCTATGATGATGAGGGTAAACTAAGTTATGATCCGGCTGTTATACGCAAAAACAAACGGGGTCTGCCGATTGGGTTCTGGAAAGGAAGTGGACTGGCGATGATATTAGACATTTTGCTGGTAGCATTGAGTGGTGGACGATCTACCGCAAAAATTACAGCAGATGGAAAAGAGTTTGGTGTATCTCAATGTTTTATTGCCATTCATCGTCCGGATTTGCATGCGAGCCTTATAGAAGAAGTCCTGAAATATGTCAAAAGTAGTACACCCGCAGACCCAACAAAACCAATTGCCTATCCGGGCGAAAATACACTGAAAACAAGAATACAAAGTGAACGGGAGGGGGTACTGGTTAATGAAGAAATGTGGGAGAAACTACAGAACATGTAA
- the mnmD gene encoding tRNA (5-methylaminomethyl-2-thiouridine)(34)-methyltransferase MnmD — protein sequence MEIRVTHDGSHTLYSPLLNENYHSIHGAMDESIHVFIEAGLKPVLQEKKGIYLLEIGFGTGLNAWLSICNVQRYFPDHLVSYVALEPYPVPAEIISQLNYTHVSSTFASMDSLYSQLHEVPWEKESKILKDQFHLRKFPVTLADFKPYWLFDLIYYDAFAPSKQPEMWEKALFQKIYDITVPGGMLVTYCAKGQFKRDLKEVGWEVESLPGPMGKREMTRAVKPITAPW from the coding sequence GTGGAAATTCGAGTTACACACGACGGGTCTCATACTCTCTATAGTCCTCTGCTGAATGAAAACTATCATTCTATTCATGGGGCTATGGATGAATCTATACATGTGTTTATAGAAGCCGGGCTGAAACCCGTTTTACAGGAGAAAAAGGGAATATATCTACTGGAAATTGGCTTTGGCACAGGACTCAATGCATGGCTCAGTATCTGCAATGTACAACGTTATTTTCCGGATCATCTGGTGAGTTATGTTGCACTGGAACCCTACCCCGTTCCTGCTGAGATTATCAGTCAGTTAAACTATACACATGTTTCCAGCACTTTTGCCTCAATGGATTCCTTGTACTCTCAGTTGCACGAAGTGCCTTGGGAAAAAGAATCCAAAATACTAAAAGATCAGTTTCATTTACGAAAATTTCCGGTTACACTTGCAGATTTCAAACCTTATTGGCTGTTTGATCTGATTTACTATGATGCCTTTGCCCCCAGCAAACAACCTGAAATGTGGGAAAAAGCCCTCTTTCAAAAAATATATGATATTACGGTTCCGGGTGGTATGTTGGTTACTTACTGTGCAAAGGGACAATTCAAACGTGATCTGAAAGAAGTTGGCTGGGAAGTAGAATCATTGCCGGGACCAATGGGAAAAAGGGAAATGACACGTGCCGTAAAACCCATTACAGCACCTTGGTAG
- the rlmN gene encoding 23S rRNA (adenine(2503)-C(2))-methyltransferase RlmN translates to MEIETAKPVVQVVKKDIRKLALSDIKTFLTSQGEQGFRAKQIYEWLWKKSATRFDQMTNLSVPLRNLLNEHFVINSISVDKKQVSSDQTIKSAFRLYDSHLVEGVLIPADDRMTACVSSQVGCSLTCKFCATGYMDRKRNLDAAEIYDQVVAIRNQAEEHYQTPLTNIVYMGMGEPLLNYANVMESIERITSPDGLNMSPKRITVSTAGIAKMIKKLGDDEVKFRLALSLHAANDVKRDQIMPINESNTLEALKEALMYFYKKTGTRVTYEYIVFHNFNDSLQDARELYEFTKHTPCKVNIIEYNPIAEANYVNAEGDKIAQFGKFLEDKGVVVNIRRSRGKDIDAACGQLAGKDKQVA, encoded by the coding sequence ATGGAAATAGAAACAGCAAAGCCTGTGGTACAGGTTGTGAAAAAAGATATTCGGAAACTGGCCTTGTCAGACATTAAAACTTTTCTGACTTCTCAGGGAGAGCAGGGATTTCGTGCCAAACAAATTTATGAATGGCTATGGAAGAAGTCTGCTACCCGTTTTGATCAGATGACAAACTTGTCTGTACCCTTGCGCAATTTGCTTAATGAGCATTTTGTAATCAATTCTATTTCTGTTGATAAAAAACAGGTTAGCAGTGATCAGACTATCAAATCAGCATTTCGCCTGTATGATAGTCATCTGGTTGAAGGGGTACTGATCCCAGCAGATGATCGTATGACAGCCTGTGTGTCCAGCCAGGTGGGTTGTTCACTGACCTGCAAGTTTTGCGCTACTGGCTATATGGATCGCAAACGAAATCTGGATGCAGCGGAAATTTATGATCAGGTAGTAGCCATACGCAATCAGGCAGAAGAACATTACCAGACTCCACTGACCAATATTGTGTATATGGGTATGGGTGAACCGCTGCTCAATTATGCCAATGTGATGGAATCTATTGAAAGAATCACATCTCCGGATGGATTAAACATGTCACCCAAGCGCATCACTGTTTCCACAGCAGGTATTGCGAAAATGATTAAGAAACTGGGCGATGACGAAGTAAAATTCCGTCTGGCATTGTCACTACATGCAGCCAATGATGTCAAGCGCGACCAGATTATGCCTATCAATGAAAGTAATACACTGGAGGCACTAAAAGAAGCCCTGATGTACTTTTATAAAAAGACGGGAACCCGCGTAACCTATGAATACATTGTATTCCATAACTTCAATGATTCACTTCAGGACGCCAGAGAATTATACGAATTTACCAAACACACCCCTTGCAAGGTAAATATCATTGAATATAACCCTATTGCAGAAGCTAACTATGTGAATGCGGAAGGTGATAAGATTGCTCAGTTTGGTAAGTTCTTAGAAGATAAAGGTGTAGTGGTTAATATTCGTCGGAGTCGTGGCAAAGACATTGATGCGGCCTGTGGTCAATTAGCAGGGAAGGATAAGCAGGTAGCTTAG
- a CDS encoding YeiH family protein: MISHLFDPYRKFLFFVLFGCCLLPVVTPPVALCTGFLLTHFFGNPFARYTHSWSQSLLKLSVVGLGLGVNVSSVIENTHEGLGLTLFSIILTLVLGLVLGTALHLTRKTSHLVASGTAICGGSAIAAIAPVVNASEREVSVALGTVFLLNAVALVLFPIVGHTLHMSQHQFGLWAAIAIHDTSSVVGAASNFGTEALQVATTVKLARALWIVPVALISSLVFHNKEKKITIPWFIGGFIGMMLLNSYLPQIHSYSHTITSTAKAGLTAALFLIGAGISLQDMKQIGWKPLTLGIILWLVISVISLWVILSGG, encoded by the coding sequence ATGATTAGTCATCTTTTTGATCCTTATCGCAAGTTTCTGTTTTTTGTTCTTTTTGGATGTTGTCTATTACCTGTAGTCACCCCTCCGGTTGCTTTGTGTACAGGGTTTCTGTTAACTCATTTCTTTGGAAATCCTTTTGCTCGTTATACTCATTCCTGGTCACAGAGCTTGCTTAAACTCTCAGTTGTGGGACTGGGCTTAGGAGTAAATGTGTCTTCTGTTATTGAAAATACCCATGAAGGCTTGGGACTAACCCTATTCTCTATAATCTTGACACTTGTGCTGGGATTAGTACTTGGAACAGCTTTGCATCTGACCCGTAAGACATCCCATCTGGTTGCTTCAGGTACTGCTATCTGTGGTGGGAGTGCGATTGCAGCTATTGCACCTGTGGTCAATGCATCCGAGAGAGAAGTTTCAGTTGCTTTGGGTACTGTCTTTCTGCTTAATGCAGTAGCATTGGTGTTATTCCCGATAGTTGGTCATACGTTACATATGTCACAACACCAGTTTGGTTTATGGGCAGCTATTGCCATTCATGATACCAGTTCAGTGGTAGGTGCAGCCAGTAACTTCGGAACAGAAGCCTTACAGGTTGCCACAACTGTAAAACTAGCCAGAGCTTTGTGGATTGTACCTGTTGCCCTGATTAGTAGCTTGGTATTTCACAATAAAGAAAAGAAGATTACAATACCTTGGTTTATTGGAGGGTTTATAGGAATGATGTTACTAAATAGTTATTTGCCTCAAATACATTCATATAGTCATACTATAACCTCAACTGCCAAAGCTGGTTTAACTGCCGCCTTATTTCTGATTGGAGCAGGAATATCCTTACAGGATATGAAACAAATTGGTTGGAAGCCACTGACGCTAGGTATAATTCTATGGCTGGTAATCTCAGTTATATCTCTTTGGGTTATTCTAAGTGGAGGATAA
- the rimM gene encoding ribosome maturation factor RimM (Essential for efficient processing of 16S rRNA), translating to MQIRDCFELGYVAKTHGLKGELVIMLDVDDPDEYEEMDSFFIQIKGQLVPYFMESYNLQGNRAIVKLEDVNTIDAAKALIGNKLFLPLDNLPDLEDDQFYYHQVMGYTIVDETKGDLGQVDAIYDMPGHDLLAMKYQGKEVLIPVNDEIVKKADHEQKIVYVSLPEGLLEVFLSEGEENPDDEEE from the coding sequence ATGCAAATACGTGATTGCTTTGAATTAGGATATGTTGCCAAAACCCATGGATTAAAAGGCGAACTGGTAATAATGTTGGATGTAGATGATCCGGATGAGTATGAAGAGATGGATTCGTTTTTTATTCAGATAAAAGGACAGTTGGTGCCGTATTTTATGGAGTCCTATAACCTGCAGGGAAACAGGGCTATTGTAAAACTGGAAGATGTAAATACGATAGATGCGGCAAAAGCTCTGATTGGAAATAAATTGTTTCTGCCTTTGGATAACCTGCCTGATCTGGAAGACGATCAGTTTTATTATCATCAGGTAATGGGATATACGATTGTAGATGAAACTAAAGGCGATTTAGGGCAAGTAGATGCTATCTATGATATGCCAGGCCATGATTTGCTGGCTATGAAGTATCAGGGAAAAGAGGTTCTGATTCCTGTGAACGATGAGATTGTGAAAAAGGCTGATCATGAACAGAAGATTGTCTATGTCTCTCTGCCGGAAGGACTACTGGAAGTCTTTTTGAGCGAAGGAGAAGAAAATCCAGATGATGAAGAGGAGTAA
- a CDS encoding AAA family ATPase, protein MQYTSDVDAARALQEAYSRLKTEISKVVIGQDEVVRLLLTAIFCQGHCLLVGVPGLAKTLLIQTLSSALDLNFNRIQFTPDLMPSDILGSETLDQERHFKFIQGPIFANIILADEINRTPPKTQSALLEAMQEYAVTIAGKKYPLEKPFFVLATQNPIEQEGTYPLPEAQLDRFMFNVKLDYPKYQSEVEIVKNTTSSSSQTISHVISGEEIKYFQTLVRKVPVTDNVVEYAVKLVHKTRPQTELASNEANQYLEWGAGPRASQFLVLGAKCNALFMGKYSPDIEDVQAVAIPILRHRVVRNFKAEAENVTVDDIIRKLL, encoded by the coding sequence GTGCAATATACTTCTGATGTAGATGCGGCGCGTGCTTTGCAAGAAGCCTACAGCCGGTTAAAAACCGAAATTTCCAAAGTAGTTATTGGTCAGGATGAAGTAGTGAGATTATTGCTCACAGCCATTTTTTGTCAGGGACACTGTCTGCTGGTAGGAGTGCCGGGACTGGCCAAAACGTTATTGATTCAAACTTTATCCTCTGCTCTGGACCTTAATTTTAATCGTATTCAATTTACCCCTGACCTGATGCCTTCTGATATTCTGGGTTCAGAAACACTGGATCAGGAACGGCACTTCAAATTTATTCAGGGACCTATCTTTGCCAATATCATCCTGGCAGATGAGATTAACCGGACTCCTCCTAAAACGCAATCAGCCTTACTGGAAGCTATGCAGGAATATGCGGTAACCATAGCTGGAAAAAAATATCCGCTGGAAAAACCTTTCTTTGTACTGGCAACCCAGAACCCGATTGAACAGGAAGGTACCTATCCCCTACCTGAAGCACAGTTGGACCGCTTTATGTTCAATGTAAAGCTGGATTATCCTAAATACCAGTCAGAAGTTGAGATTGTAAAAAATACTACTTCATCCAGTTCACAAACAATCTCTCATGTAATCAGTGGGGAGGAAATTAAGTATTTTCAGACATTGGTACGTAAAGTACCTGTAACAGATAATGTAGTGGAATATGCCGTAAAGCTGGTGCACAAAACTCGTCCACAAACAGAACTGGCATCTAATGAAGCCAATCAGTATCTGGAATGGGGCGCAGGTCCTCGAGCTTCACAGTTTTTGGTGCTGGGAGCCAAATGTAATGCACTATTTATGGGTAAATATTCACCGGATATCGAAGACGTTCAGGCAGTTGCTATTCCAATTCTTCGTCACCGTGTGGTACGTAACTTCAAAGCTGAGGCTGAAAACGTAACGGTAGATGATATCATCCGGAAACTGCTGTAA
- the lspA gene encoding signal peptidase II has product MKTNKFLRICIIVLLVVINVGCDQVSKSIVRKNIDAYEHIELIDDNLILTKVENTGAFLSAGGTLPEPIRNVLLSLVPALVLAGALSYAFFNQSLKTSTLIGLCFIIGGGIGNVFDRIKYGSVTDFLHIQLGWFETGIFNMADVSIMIGFGLLLLQYFRKSEIPQEN; this is encoded by the coding sequence ATGAAAACAAACAAATTTTTGCGCATTTGCATCATTGTATTGCTGGTAGTGATTAATGTTGGCTGTGATCAGGTTTCCAAATCCATTGTGAGAAAGAATATTGATGCGTATGAACATATTGAACTGATCGATGATAATCTGATTCTTACTAAAGTTGAAAATACAGGAGCATTTCTAAGTGCAGGTGGTACATTACCCGAACCCATCCGCAATGTATTGCTATCACTAGTACCGGCATTGGTTCTGGCGGGAGCTTTAAGCTATGCTTTTTTTAATCAATCTCTTAAGACCAGTACCTTAATCGGTCTTTGTTTTATCATTGGTGGTGGCATAGGCAATGTATTTGATCGTATCAAGTACGGTTCTGTCACTGACTTTCTGCATATTCAGTTGGGTTGGTTTGAAACAGGTATCTTCAACATGGCAGATGTATCCATTATGATTGGGTTTGGTTTGTTGTTATTGCAATACTTCCGAAAATCAGAGATCCCACAGGAGAATTAA
- a CDS encoding peptidylprolyl isomerase, with translation MKYLYCLGCLLAILFAGICSTTANAQGKSVDRIAAKVDNYIVLQSEIEGYKAEASAAGKNMEECQILQQLLLQKLLAAKAEIDSVEVEDKDVESTLDRRMEYMIRNQFGSAEKLIEAYGKTPEALKAELRPQIKEQLMVQKMQEKITEKIKVTPSEVKRFYNNLPQDSIPYFSTEVEVAQIVKLASVSKEEKNTIKTRLNQIRKKIVDGGEDFASLARTNSVDGSAADGGDLGWAKRGMMVPEFEGTAMKLKKGEVSQVVETEFGFHLIQLIDRKGEEYRARHILIRPNYSDADMNVPAQYLDSLRTLILADSMKFEYAAKQYSDDKGTKGNGGVISDPNSRSSKIFMEALDPGLYFAIDTMQVGNISKPLQYRTDDGKNALRIIYFRKKIAPHTATIEDDWDKIAAAALNEKKSKALNEWFKKSKDEVFINVHEDLKDCDVLKGKQ, from the coding sequence ATGAAGTATTTATATTGTCTTGGTTGCTTGCTGGCAATTTTGTTTGCAGGCATCTGTAGTACAACTGCCAATGCTCAGGGTAAATCAGTTGACCGCATTGCAGCTAAGGTTGATAACTACATTGTATTACAATCAGAAATCGAAGGATATAAGGCAGAAGCCTCTGCTGCTGGCAAAAATATGGAAGAATGTCAGATCCTTCAGCAGTTATTGCTGCAAAAGTTACTGGCAGCCAAAGCTGAAATTGACTCTGTAGAAGTAGAAGATAAAGATGTGGAATCTACATTAGACCGGAGAATGGAATATATGATCCGGAATCAGTTTGGTTCAGCAGAAAAGCTAATTGAGGCTTATGGAAAAACGCCAGAAGCATTGAAGGCTGAATTAAGGCCACAGATCAAGGAGCAACTGATGGTGCAGAAGATGCAGGAAAAAATCACAGAAAAAATCAAAGTAACTCCTAGTGAAGTAAAGCGTTTCTATAATAATCTGCCACAGGATAGTATCCCCTATTTTTCTACTGAAGTAGAAGTAGCTCAGATTGTTAAACTGGCATCTGTAAGTAAGGAAGAGAAAAATACAATCAAAACACGCCTGAACCAGATCCGTAAAAAAATTGTAGATGGTGGTGAAGATTTTGCGTCTCTGGCCCGCACAAACTCAGTAGATGGTTCAGCAGCTGATGGAGGAGACCTGGGTTGGGCTAAGCGGGGTATGATGGTACCTGAATTTGAAGGAACTGCTATGAAGCTCAAAAAAGGAGAAGTATCTCAGGTAGTAGAAACAGAATTTGGGTTTCACCTGATTCAGTTGATTGACAGAAAAGGAGAAGAGTATCGTGCACGCCATATTCTGATACGTCCCAACTATTCAGATGCAGATATGAATGTACCTGCTCAGTATCTGGATAGCCTTCGCACACTGATATTGGCTGACAGTATGAAGTTTGAATATGCAGCAAAACAATATTCAGATGATAAAGGCACAAAAGGTAATGGAGGTGTAATTTCTGATCCGAACAGCCGTAGCTCTAAAATCTTCATGGAAGCTCTTGATCCAGGTTTATACTTTGCCATAGATACTATGCAGGTAGGCAACATCAGCAAGCCACTTCAGTATCGTACAGATGATGGAAAAAATGCCCTGCGTATCATTTATTTCCGGAAAAAGATAGCTCCACATACCGCAACAATTGAAGATGACTGGGATAAGATAGCTGCGGCAGCACTGAATGAGAAGAAATCCAAAGCACTGAATGAGTGGTTTAAGAAATCAAAGGACGAGGTATTTATTAATGTCCATGAAGATTTGAAAGACTGTGATGTGCTAAAAGGAAAACAGTAA